Proteins from a single region of Mesoaciditoga lauensis cd-1655R = DSM 25116:
- a CDS encoding ABC transporter permease produces the protein MISFIIRRLLLLPVTLLGLTFLIFFFTSFLSPYQLLSAYVQDPRQLQGANVEKLIEKYGLKKNFLVKYGNWLEKIAVGNFGWSLSMNEPVMKVIEERFPATLELTIYAIIPVIWIGIWLGVIAAVHHNGVIDQILRVVALLGYSIPAFVLGLLILFIFYGVLGWLPPGRLDQWAQMIYYSKSFHHYTGMVTIDSLLNGNIPIFLDALKHLIAPILTLSYLSWAGLLRITRSSMLESLGQDYIRTARAKGLSEKVVVNKHAKRNALIPATTIAGMMFIGMLGGVIITETIFNYPGIGSFSAQAAEQFDYSGVLGVAVIYGLITIIGNLIVDITYALIDPRVRLG, from the coding sequence TTGATAAGTTTCATAATTAGGAGACTTCTCCTGCTGCCGGTGACCCTTTTAGGACTCACCTTTTTGATATTCTTTTTCACATCGTTTTTATCACCATATCAACTGCTCAGTGCCTATGTCCAAGATCCCAGGCAATTACAAGGCGCGAACGTCGAAAAACTCATAGAAAAGTATGGCTTAAAGAAAAACTTTCTTGTGAAATATGGGAACTGGCTTGAAAAAATAGCTGTCGGGAACTTTGGATGGTCACTTTCCATGAACGAACCTGTTATGAAAGTTATCGAAGAAAGGTTCCCCGCCACACTCGAACTCACAATTTACGCTATCATTCCGGTTATATGGATTGGTATATGGCTAGGGGTAATAGCGGCAGTTCATCACAATGGGGTGATAGACCAAATATTGAGAGTTGTGGCCCTGTTGGGCTATTCTATTCCTGCTTTTGTTCTTGGTTTGCTCATCCTTTTCATATTCTATGGAGTTTTGGGGTGGCTTCCACCGGGAAGGCTCGATCAATGGGCACAGATGATCTACTATTCAAAGAGTTTCCACCATTACACGGGAATGGTGACGATAGATTCATTGCTAAATGGAAACATTCCGATATTTTTAGACGCTTTGAAACACCTGATAGCTCCTATACTTACCCTTTCCTACCTTTCATGGGCTGGTTTGTTGAGAATAACTCGCTCATCCATGCTTGAATCGTTAGGCCAAGATTACATAAGAACCGCTCGAGCAAAAGGGTTAAGTGAAAAGGTAGTCGTCAACAAACATGCTAAGAGAAATGCCCTTATACCGGCAACGACGATCGCTGGAATGATGTTCATAGGAATGTTGGGCGGAGTTATAATCACTGAAACGATCTTTAACTACCCGGGGATCGGTAGTTTCTCGGCGCAAGCCGCTGAACAGTTCGATTACTCCGGTGTTTTGGGAGTAGCAGTTATTTACGGCCTTATCACGATAATCGGGAACCTGATAGTTGATATAACATATGCCCTTATAGATCCAAGGGTACGGTTGGGGTGA
- a CDS encoding ABC transporter permease codes for MEGFLKVLKKLTKNPTSLAGLILVLFFVAVAILAPVLAKPEYPDTPYQMPQNGWSSVPQPPSHEDIFGTTEGQYDIYYGIIWGTRTAFKLGIVVIGLSLMIGLFIGTISAYFGGWVDEILMRITDIFLAFPFLVGVIVIVTMLGPGLNHVMWALVIFYWMGYARLIRGSVLEVKENDYVMAGRALGTPGSRIITRHILPNSIYPVLIQVSMDMATIPLTAAALSFLGLGAPVGYADWGQLVSFSRNWIISSSGGSPFAYWYTITYPSLAIVLYAMGWNLLGDALRDILDPRMLI; via the coding sequence ATGGAAGGATTCCTGAAAGTACTGAAAAAACTGACGAAGAATCCCACTTCTTTGGCAGGATTGATACTTGTTCTGTTCTTTGTAGCAGTCGCCATCTTAGCTCCTGTTTTGGCAAAACCGGAATATCCAGATACGCCATATCAAATGCCACAAAATGGATGGTCATCGGTTCCTCAACCACCTTCTCATGAAGACATATTCGGAACCACAGAGGGTCAGTATGATATATACTACGGCATCATTTGGGGAACAAGAACCGCTTTTAAACTTGGAATAGTGGTTATAGGTTTATCCTTGATGATAGGATTGTTCATCGGAACGATATCCGCTTACTTTGGAGGATGGGTTGATGAAATTCTGATGAGGATAACGGATATATTCTTAGCTTTCCCATTCCTGGTAGGTGTCATAGTCATAGTTACGATGCTCGGTCCAGGATTGAATCACGTTATGTGGGCTCTTGTTATATTCTATTGGATGGGATACGCAAGGCTCATACGTGGAAGTGTCTTAGAAGTTAAAGAGAACGATTACGTTATGGCCGGTAGGGCGTTGGGAACGCCAGGGAGCCGAATAATAACCCGCCATATCCTTCCGAACTCCATATATCCTGTCTTAATTCAGGTCTCGATGGACATGGCAACAATTCCTCTTACCGCTGCCGCTTTGTCATTCCTAGGATTAGGTGCACCCGTTGGATACGCCGATTGGGGTCAGTTGGTTTCCTTCTCCAGGAATTGGATAATCTCCTCAAGTGGAGGAAGCCCATTCGCTTATTGGTACACGATAACCTATCCAAGTTTGGCAATAGTACTTTACGCTATGGGTTGGAACCTTCTGGGTGACGCTCTCAGAGACATCTTAGACCCAAGAATGCTCATATAG
- a CDS encoding ABC transporter ATP-binding protein gives MAKDILLQVKNLHTVFHTEDGTVEAIGGVDFEVRQGETLGIVGESGCGKSVTSLSIMRLLPKGIGEIPEGEVIYKGKNLLDLSEREMRKIRGKEIAMIFQEPMTALNPVYTVGEQLAEMVELHLGMSKKEAYEYAIKMFEKVGIPMPEKRIYEYPHELSGGLRQRAMIAMMMSCNPNLLIADEPTTALDVTIQAQVLDLMRGLLKEYNSSLIMITHDLGVIAEMADRVAVMYAGRIVEYADVVPLFKKPSHPYTVGLMRSIPRPDVEVDRLDSIKGVVPDLFHMPKGCKFSNRCPYAIDKCFEEEPPLVEVEPGHYTRCWRYQEMEELSKHWESGEEVEKSSK, from the coding sequence ATGGCTAAAGACATACTTTTACAAGTTAAAAATCTCCATACGGTTTTTCACACCGAAGATGGTACGGTGGAAGCTATCGGCGGCGTTGATTTCGAAGTAAGACAAGGTGAGACGCTGGGAATAGTTGGAGAATCTGGTTGCGGAAAGAGTGTAACTTCTCTTTCAATAATGCGACTTTTACCAAAAGGAATAGGGGAAATTCCCGAAGGTGAAGTCATATACAAAGGTAAAAACCTTCTCGATCTTTCAGAAAGGGAAATGAGAAAGATCAGGGGAAAAGAAATAGCCATGATCTTCCAAGAACCCATGACGGCATTGAACCCTGTTTACACCGTTGGGGAACAATTGGCTGAAATGGTTGAGCTTCACCTTGGAATGAGCAAAAAAGAAGCGTATGAATACGCTATAAAGATGTTCGAAAAAGTTGGAATTCCAATGCCGGAAAAACGAATATACGAATATCCACACGAATTGAGTGGTGGTTTAAGGCAAAGGGCAATGATAGCAATGATGATGTCATGTAACCCTAACTTGCTTATAGCAGATGAGCCAACGACGGCTTTGGATGTTACAATACAAGCGCAGGTTTTAGATCTCATGCGCGGCCTTTTGAAAGAATACAACTCATCTCTCATAATGATCACTCATGACCTCGGTGTCATAGCGGAAATGGCGGACAGAGTGGCTGTTATGTACGCAGGAAGAATAGTCGAATACGCGGATGTTGTTCCGCTTTTCAAGAAACCTTCACATCCTTATACCGTTGGTCTAATGCGCTCCATTCCAAGGCCGGATGTGGAAGTCGATAGGCTTGATTCCATAAAAGGTGTCGTTCCAGATCTTTTCCACATGCCGAAAGGCTGTAAGTTCAGCAACAGATGCCCTTACGCAATAGACAAGTGTTTTGAAGAAGAACCGCCTCTTGTTGAAGTAGAACCAGGGCACTATACAAGATGTTGGAGATACCAAGAAATGGAAGAGCTTTCAAAACACTGGG